One genomic window of Fusarium fujikuroi IMI 58289 draft genome, chromosome FFUJ_chr01 includes the following:
- a CDS encoding related to hsp70 protein — protein sequence MALRFTNSAKPSGSNSSTNEDKITSLGTSALSSKERIIIALDFGTTYSGVAYCFGSSSEAKPVVDWLGLEGRTQPKVPTAIAYDPDDSSEFKWGGQLSWRDDHVQGVKLLLDPKQTRPSYLPSANVKSEMKKLPKSAVDVAADFIGAMYNHALERIGSRVPRDYLDLCEKTFVLSFPAVWSERAKESTIQAAKKAGVYPVMLIKEPEAAALYTFKTQERALSVGDCFVVCDAGGGTVDLISYEVVATEPTLDLAEAVPGSGNMSGSLGLNKRFAEAVKNLIGEEEWLCLKNTSAWAKAEHQFDQEIKTAFAGDLDEEYVVNFPGAHLPDDEDEGLRRDSWFIETVQEIFEPLIADIVRLVREQVQSAMLERPDQPVKGIFLVGGFGASQYLKARLEESNPDIQVIQPEDAWAAIVKGAALSRLSQTNVISTKATHHYGVKAWFIYEPVTDKGQPIIIGRVDGEIRTERMEWYIRKGENLRRDRDERYSYIRHIPRSYTNNDLQFEDELWISDTVAASTHPTGEIKVTCVLESDLSSVNKSLFKKVRGIDGRKWWKVSYDLVISTREAAMKFWLEFDGKEAGAVMAKYD from the exons TTGGCACGACATACTCTGGTGTTGCATACTGCTTCGGTAGCTCTTCCGAGGCAAAGCCAGTCGTAGACTGGTTAG GCCTTGAAGGTCGCACGCAACCCAAAGTGCCCACTGCCATTGCTTATGACCCGGATGACAGCTCAGAGTTCAAATGGGGAGGCCAACTCTCCTGGCGAGATGACCATGTACAGGGcgtcaagcttcttctggaccCAAAGCAGACTCGGCCATCTTACCTCCCATCCGCCAATGTGAAGAGCGAAATGAAGAAACTTCCCAAAAGTGCTGTCGACGTTGCAGCCGACTTTATCGGAGCTATGTATAATCATGCTCTCGAGAGGATTGGGTCTAGAGTGCCTCGAGACTATCTTGATTTATGTGAGAAGACTTTCGTTTTGAGTTTTCCAGCGGTTTGGTCGGAAAGAGCCAAAGAGAGTACTATACAG GCTGCGAAGAAGGCAGGGGTCTATCCTGTAATGCTCATCAAGGAGCCCGAAGCAGCAGCTCTCTACACATTCAAGACACAAGAACGAGCGTTGAGT GTTGGTGATTGCTTTGTTGTTTGTGATGCCGGAGGCGGCACCGTGGATCTGATTTCCTATGAAGTTGTTGCAACTGAGCCGACCTTGGACCTCGCAGAGGCTGTCCCAGGCAGTG GTAACATGTCAGGATCACTAGGCCTTAACAAACGCTTTGCCGAGGCCGTCAAAAACCTCATTGGAGAGGAGGAATGGCTGTGCCTCAAAAATACATCTGCTTGGGCGAAAGCCGAACACCAGTTCGACCAAGAGATCAAGACAGCCTTTGCGGGAGACTTGGACGAAGAGTATGTTGTCAATTTTCCAGGTGCTCATCTaccagatgatgaagatgagggttTGCGAAGGGATTCTTGGTTCAT TGAGACGGTACAAGAGATATTTGAGCCCCTGATTGCCGACATCGTTCGCTTGGTCAGGGAGCAGGTTCAAAGCGCTATGCTGGAGCGCCCAGACCAACCTGTAAAG GGAATTTTTTTGGTAGGCGGATTTGGTGCGAGTCAGTATCTCAAAGCCCGCTTAGAGGAATCAAATCCTGATATACAA GTCATTCAACCGGAGGATGCGTGGGCCGCTATAGTGAA GGGTGCAGCCCTGAGCCGACTGTCGCAAACTAATGTGATATCAACAAAAGCGACGCACCACTATGGCGTCAAGGCATGGTTTATCTATGAGCCTGTAACCGACAAAGGACAGCCAATTATAATCGGCCGAGTAGACGGCGAGATTAGGACCGAAAGA ATGGAATGGTATATACGCAAGGGAGAGAACCTGAGGCGCGATCGTGACGAACGATATTCTTATATAAGGCATATCCCGAGATCGTATACGAACAACGATCTTCAGTTCGAGGACGAGCTGTGGATCTCGGACACAGTGGCTGCATCTACTCACCCCACCGGAGAAATCAAGGTCACCTGCGTTCTGGAAAGTGATTTGAGTTCGGTGAATAAGTCACTATTTAAGAAAGTTCGAGGTATTGACGGCAGGAAATGGTGGAAGGTCAGCTATGATCTTGTCATTTCTACTAGGGAGGCTGCTATGAAATTCTGGTTAGAGTTTGATGGAAAGGAGGCTGGAGCAGTGATGGCGAAATATGATTAG